The genome window GCATTCGTGTACTTGGCCTGTAGGCGAACCTCCTCGCCAGGGGCCACTTCGATCGTCGAGCCTTTGCCCATGCTGCTGCCATTTACGGAAATGATCGGGCAACGATCAGTCCCGTCCTCCCCGTCTGCCACCTCAAAGGTCTTTTGCCAGCAATCCGTTCCATCATCGCTTTCATAGGCAATCGTAAAGGTACCTGCCGCAGGAGCGTCCGTGATTCCCACTTTCCGGTTGTTTCCTGAGCCGCTCTGCATCACTGCACCGCTGTGAGTAAACGTCCCTGCTTTTTTGGCAGTAGCGATGATTCTGGTACCCTCTTTCACGGTGATCCTCTCACCGCCGCTTGACACACCCGCAAGCTCCTTGTCGCTGTTTTCCTGCTCCAATCGCAAGTCCATGGTGATTCGTGTGCAAGCTCCCGGCGGCTCGGGGTCAGGATCAGGATCCGTCGGTACCTCGCCTACGGTGAACTGATAGGTATACGGAATCGACACACTCATGCTTGGCGAGCCTTGTCTCGCCCGATGATGCCTGTCCGTGATCGTGAGGGAAACCTCGTACAGACCTGCTTCAGTGGGCTTGTACTGATAGGATTGGCTCCAGGGAAAAGGCTTGGGGCTGCTCGACTCGTTCACCAGTGGCAGGTAACCGCTCTGGTCGGGAACCTCCCTGTTTGTTTCAAATTGGTAGTAGCCCTTCCCAGTTGTCTTGTTGATGACGGACAAATTCCAAATAAGAATGCCACGGTCATAGTAAGAATAGTCCGTGGCATTCGCCGTAATGGTCACTTGTTCGTTGACCGCGTATTTGGTTTTGTTGGTCGATACTTGCCCGGTGGGTAGTGAGGTGGTACGGAAGTGGCCTACCGAAATATATCCATTTCCGTTTGGCTCGAGGTTGTCCCCAATGGTGTAGCCGGCACCACCGGAGGCTGTAGCGAGTTCTGCGAGGTTGTAGGCTTGGTAGGGTTGCATAGAGGGATTTGTTATGTTTGAAATTGTTCTACTATAAACATTTGCATTTCCTCCAAGGATATAATTAGAGTTTCCATTAAACCTTTGTATCCAATACAAAGCCTCATCAAAATCTTTACGAGCATCCTGAGCTGAAGGAGAGTAGACATAGTACCAGCCACGGTCAGCTTTTTCATGTAGATCTGCAAATCCAATTGTATGACGTGCGTCTTGATTACCATTAATCTCAATTATTGAATCCGTTGCTCCTAAGTTTGCAGTAATTCCTTGAATAAGAATTTCATCAAAACCATTGGGTGGGCCAATTTTTTTATCTAGATTTATTATCCCCAGTTCAATCCCTCTATTTACTGGCATAACAGCTAAAACATTTAATGGCGCTATTATAAATAGCAAAGAATAAAATAAACTAAACACAAAAAGCAGATACTTCCTGTGCCTCAAACTTTTACACCCCTCATTATTTTGTTAGAGAAAATTGCTTACTTTTTATATCTCTTTTTAAAGTTTGGGTTTGATAATGAAATATTCCTGCGTCAGATGAATCAAAGTTACTTCTAATTGAGAGAACCATTGTTGCATTTACCTTTTGCAGATTAACTTTAAACGACTCCCCATTTAAATACCCCAATCTACCATTCTCCATAGTGACAAAACTAACCCGAATCGTAAAATTTTTATCTCCTTTTGGCACAATACCACTGATTTGACCATTGGATATATTTAAACTCCTCTCAAACTCCTCCGCCCACTTCTCCCCCAACTCCAACTGCTCCTTATCCTTCCAAAGATACCCCAGCATCTTCGCCGCATCCCCCCGCGTTACCGGCAAATCTTCCCGGAATCTTGGCTGGCCGGCCGGGGCTGGGTCCATCCATCCCCATGTGATCAGCGCGCCGGTGTGCGTGTAGCCGTTCATTTTGACGCCGCGATACGGTTTCCATGCGTTGAAGACGAGCTGAGCCGCTTCTTCCTTGGTCAACAGTTTATTGGGATCGATCTTGATATTGGTCAGAATTCCAGCCTTTTGAGCTCTCTCATAGGTTCCCTTGGCCCAATGCCCGGCAGGCAGCTCTGGCACGGGCGCAGTCTCTTTGATCCCGCGGATCGCTACGAGACTCGCTACGAATTGAGATTGAACGATCTGTTTGTCCGGGTAAAATCGTCCGTCGGGATATTTCCAGATGAAGCCCTTCTGCAAGCCTAGGAGAATTGCATCCTTGGCGGGATGAGTGGCATAATCGGTCATGGTTTGCAAAGGCTGGGCTGCCGCAGCCGGATAGACCGACCAGGTACCTCCCCATAACGATTGTCCAATTGTGATTCCCACCATCATGAAGCTTGTCCCCAAACCTTTCCAAAGCATCTTCATCACCGATCCCCCTCATGTACTCCCTCCATATTTTACCTATTTGTTCCATTTCCAGAAAGAGGATAATCAAGATTTTTTTGAAAAAAGCTTCGAAGTACAGCCTCAGGCACGTCTCCTTCCAGCTTGTCCATCACGGTTCCATCCCTCACTACGAAAATAGTCGGTGTCGCTTCCGCTCCCAATCGCAGTGCCTCCTTCAAATCCCGTTCCTCTCTGATATCCAGACGCTCCACACTGGTCTGTGGATATTCCTGCAGAACAGTCTCCAAGGTCGGCCGAAACGTCTGGCAATATCCACAGGAATCACTAAATACATACACAATCTTCGAGTCTTGAGAGCTGGCTGCCGCCCACCCCCACGCCGTTAACACCGTTATCAACAGACTACCCACAGCTGTCATCCACAGCCATTTTGCTCGCATCCCAAACACGCCCAACCATCCTCCCTTTTCCATGTACCACACACCACCTATCCAATTATCAAGGAGCCCTTGTCATCATTATGAACCGCTGCACTGAGACAAAAAAAACAGACCCGCTTAAAGGTCTGTTGATCGAAGATAGCTCTGAGGCCACATACCGTACGATTCGTAAGGCAAAGGCTGCCGTTGGATGGTTCACCCAATTCCAAGTTGCCGATTAGAAAACTTGGCTACGCCAAGCCTTTTCACCCAAAGGGCACAAGTCTCGCTTTCTCCCTTCGTTCAAAGTCTCGCTATGAATCTGCGTATAAAAAAAGACGCATCCCAAACTTTTGCAAGTTCAGCTCATACGTCCTGCGATCCTGTGTACGCTTTCCTTTTCCTGTCTTCCCTAAATCAACGGGCCGTCGTGTTCCGCATTCATCATTTCCCGCAATTCTTCCACAAACGCTTGCCCCTTTTGGATTTCCTCCTCGGTGTAACGCTGTTTGCTCTTGAAGGTAAAGATCTTGGCCTTCATCTCTTCGTACGGCAGATCACTGAAATACAAAATCGTGGAGACCAGCTCCAGAAAGCGGGAGTTCTCTTCGTTCATGCGGCGTATCACGTGCTCGCCGCTGCCGAAGTCCACCTCATGAAAACGCAAAAAATCCCTGCCCGTCTCATTCAAGGAATAACGGTACATATGGATGGCGCCCTTGCTCTCCATTTGCTCGTCAAGAAGACCCATGTTGCACAGCTCATCCACCCGCAGTGTCAGCTCCTCCGAGTATGGACCATACA of Brevibacillus choshinensis contains these proteins:
- a CDS encoding S-layer homology domain-containing protein, which translates into the protein MKMLWKGLGTSFMMVGITIGQSLWGGTWSVYPAAAAQPLQTMTDYATHPAKDAILLGLQKGFIWKYPDGRFYPDKQIVQSQFVASLVAIRGIKETAPVPELPAGHWAKGTYERAQKAGILTNIKIDPNKLLTKEEAAQLVFNAWKPYRGVKMNGYTHTGALITWGWMDPAPAGQPRFREDLPVTRGDAAKMLGYLWKDKEQLELGEKWAEEFERSLNISNGQISGIVPKGDKNFTIRVSFVTMENGRLGYLNGESFKVNLQKVNATMVLSIRSNFDSSDAGIFHYQTQTLKRDIKSKQFSLTK
- a CDS encoding thioredoxin family protein — encoded protein: MEKGGWLGVFGMRAKWLWMTAVGSLLITVLTAWGWAAASSQDSKIVYVFSDSCGYCQTFRPTLETVLQEYPQTSVERLDIREERDLKEALRLGAEATPTIFVVRDGTVMDKLEGDVPEAVLRSFFQKNLDYPLSGNGTNR
- a CDS encoding YwgA family protein; translation: MLNRHAKIIRLIEIVGEVSGRKKLQKMVYIGKHLQMDFDERYEFHMYGPYSEELTLRVDELCNMGLLDEQMESKGAIHMYRYSLNETGRDFLRFHEVDFGSGEHVIRRMNEENSRFLELVSTILYFSDLPYEEMKAKIFTFKSKQRYTEEEIQKGQAFVEELREMMNAEHDGPLI